Proteins found in one Hemibagrus wyckioides isolate EC202008001 linkage group LG23, SWU_Hwy_1.0, whole genome shotgun sequence genomic segment:
- the skilb gene encoding SKI-like proto-oncogene b isoform X1, translating into MAMVQNNRPHPEKDQALLRVPVKRLMRERQIEAAPIKKRVMAALNLSCKKASELSLSSSRTPVIKTEHVEKDSEFFNYQHVSKGQDGRDGALDLSPALRHTLAQFTLSSQCSLGGPAAFSGQYSQEKVAPSHSQANVAVGPLLVPPDSSTELVLCTLEGESISCFSVGGELRLCLPQVLNTVLRDFSLQQINSVCDQLYVYCSRCNASQLHVLKVLGVLPAGAPSCGLITLTDAQRLCNTLLHPGDNVPAGPHKDHRLAEEEEREAEEAGGFWVEHQCLGKCQGLFVPRLYATPGAQCIRCSQCRRLFCPERFVMHSHRQPDKRTCHWGFDSAKWACYLQLGRRYQGTADEGKLEQVLETMKLKFSGIRLDTKTSHLETARVEVGLNLCSGKEKVCENGSEGKVAAGAAFPAYVFDPCVLTNLKEDPRHLDFMWQSWYLYMHDKLTVSGTALDSARAADKDDDTLRSETLKPVRKAPEETEEGERKASAGGKKTSRLVSQSQRSDPDERPRVSIETPACEKASEENKDSMVVEVLQMYNAQQEKLQSTLRKQQQLEKELQALRKADADELGEVQTQLQTEHAQKKEVEQEEQKRLQCSVEQQQQSCRCREQQENRYAAQLLELRQRLDRAEEDREELQEELRREREAREKLERIISELRQQMKESVPPSALDSPLSNSSGDVLMSPAP; encoded by the exons ATGGCCATGGTGCAGAACAACCGTCCTCACCCTGAGAAGGATCAGGCTCTGCTCAGAGTCCCGGTGAAGAGGCTAATGCGAGAGAGGCAGATAGAAGCAGCGCCCATAAAGAAGCGCGTCATGGCGGCTCTTAATTTGTCATGCAAAAAGGCCTCAGAGTTGTCGTTATCATCGTCAAGGACTCCTGTTATAAAGACCGAACACGTAGAGAAGGACTCTGAGTTTTTTAACTATCAGCACGTCTCGAAGGGACAGGACGGACGAGATGGCGCTCTGGACCTAAGCCCGGCTTTGAGACACACTCTGGCCCAGTTTACTCTGAGCAGCCAGTGTTCTTTAGGAGGCCCTGCTGCTTTTTCTGGTCAGTACAGCCAGGAGAAGGTGGCTCCGTCTCACAGCCAGGCCAACGTGGCAGTTGGGCCCTTACTGGTGCCTCCCGACAGCTCCACAGAGCTTGTGTTGTGCACGCTGGAGGGCGAATCCATTTCCTGCTTCTCAGTGGGTGGTGAACTGCGCCTCTGCTTGCCTCAGGTGCTCAACACGGTGCTGCGAGACTTCTCCCTGCAGCAGATCAACTCTGTTTGCGATCAGCTCTACGTCTACTGCTCACGCTGCAACGCTTCCCAGCTGCACGTCCTTAAGGTGCTGGGCGTCCTTCCTGCTGGCGCGCCGTCCTGCGGCCTCATCACGCTCACTGACGCCCAGCGGCTCTGCAACACTTTGCTTCACCCAGGGGACAACGTCCCCGCCGGCCCGCATAAGGACCACCGGCTCGCCGAAGAAGAGGAGCGAGAGGCCGAGGAAGCCGGAGGGTTCTGGGTGGAGCATCAGTGTCTGGGCAAGTGCCAAGGCCTGTTCGTTCCTCGCCTCTACGCCACTCCGGGTGCTCAATGCATCAGATGCTCGCAGTGCCGGCGCCTTTTTTGTCCCGAACGCTTCGTAATGCACTCGCACCGGCAGCCAGACAAGCGGACGTGTCACTGGGGCTTCGACTCCGCCAAATGGGCATGTTACCTCCAACTGGGCCGACGGTACCAAGGCACGGCAGATGAGGGGAAACTGGAGCAGGTCCTGGAGACCATGAAACTGAAGTTCAGTGGGATTCGTCTGGACACGAAGACGTCACATTTG GAGACTGCCCGAGTGGAGGTGGGGTTAAATCTGTGTTCTGggaaagagaaagtgtgtgagaatggTTCAGAGGGAAAG GTGGCAGCGGGGGCAGCGTTCCCAGCATATGTGTTTGACCCGTGTGTCCTCACCAACCTGAAGGAGGATCCCAGACACCTTGACTTCATGTGGCAAAG CTGGTATCTTTACATGCACGATAAGCTGACCGTCTCTGGCACGGCCCTGGACTCTGCACGAGCTGCTGATAAAGATGACGACACGCTGAGATCAGAGACGCTTAAGCCTGTGAGAAAGGCGCCTGAGGAAACGGAGGAAGGTGAGCGTAAAGCATCCGCAG GGGGCAAAAAAACAAGTCGCCTGGTGAGCCAATCGCAGCGCAGCGATCCAGACGAGCGGCCCAGGGTTTCCATAGAAACGCCGGCATGTGAGAAGGCTTCGGAGGAGAACAAGGacagcatggtggtggaggtgCTTCAGATGTACAATGCTCAGCAGGAAAAGCTGCAGTCCACGCTACgcaagcagcagcagcttgaaaAG GAGCTGCAGGCTCTGCGCAAGGCTGATGCAGACGAGCTGGGGGAGGTGCAGACGCAGCTGCAGACGGAGCATGCTCAGAAGAAGGAGGTGGAGCAGGAGGAGCAGAAGAGGCTTCAGTGCAGTgtggagcagcagcagcagagctgTAGGTGCCGAGAACAGCAGGAGAACCGTTACGCTGCACAG TTGTTGGAGCTGCGCCAGAGGCTGGACCGTGCTGAGGAGGACCGCGAGGAGCTGCAGGAGGAGCTGAGGCGTGAGCGAGAGGCTCGGGAGAAGCTGGAGAGGATCATCTCAGAGCTCAGACAGCAGATGAAGGAGTCGGTTCCTCCGTCTGCACTGGACAGCCCGCTCTCCAACTCGTCCGGCGATGTTCTGATGTCCCCTGCACCGTAA
- the skilb gene encoding SKI-like proto-oncogene b isoform X2, with the protein MAMVQNNRPHPEKDQALLRVPVKRLMRERQIEAAPIKKRVMAALNLSCKKASELSLSSSRTPVIKTEHVEKDSEFFNYQHVSKGQDGRDGALDLSPALRHTLAQFTLSSQCSLGGPAAFSGQYSQEKVAPSHSQANVAVGPLLVPPDSSTELVLCTLEGESISCFSVGGELRLCLPQVLNTVLRDFSLQQINSVCDQLYVYCSRCNASQLHVLKVLGVLPAGAPSCGLITLTDAQRLCNTLLHPGDNVPAGPHKDHRLAEEEEREAEEAGGFWVEHQCLGKCQGLFVPRLYATPGAQCIRCSQCRRLFCPERFVMHSHRQPDKRTCHWGFDSAKWACYLQLGRRYQGTADEGKLEQVLETMKLKFSGIRLDTKTSHLETARVEVGLNLCSGKEKVCENGSEGKVAAGAAFPAYVFDPCVLTNLKEDPRHLDFMWQSWYLYMHDKLTVSGTALDSARAADKDDDTLRSETLKPVRKAPEETEEGGKKTSRLVSQSQRSDPDERPRVSIETPACEKASEENKDSMVVEVLQMYNAQQEKLQSTLRKQQQLEKELQALRKADADELGEVQTQLQTEHAQKKEVEQEEQKRLQCSVEQQQQSCRCREQQENRYAAQLLELRQRLDRAEEDREELQEELRREREAREKLERIISELRQQMKESVPPSALDSPLSNSSGDVLMSPAP; encoded by the exons ATGGCCATGGTGCAGAACAACCGTCCTCACCCTGAGAAGGATCAGGCTCTGCTCAGAGTCCCGGTGAAGAGGCTAATGCGAGAGAGGCAGATAGAAGCAGCGCCCATAAAGAAGCGCGTCATGGCGGCTCTTAATTTGTCATGCAAAAAGGCCTCAGAGTTGTCGTTATCATCGTCAAGGACTCCTGTTATAAAGACCGAACACGTAGAGAAGGACTCTGAGTTTTTTAACTATCAGCACGTCTCGAAGGGACAGGACGGACGAGATGGCGCTCTGGACCTAAGCCCGGCTTTGAGACACACTCTGGCCCAGTTTACTCTGAGCAGCCAGTGTTCTTTAGGAGGCCCTGCTGCTTTTTCTGGTCAGTACAGCCAGGAGAAGGTGGCTCCGTCTCACAGCCAGGCCAACGTGGCAGTTGGGCCCTTACTGGTGCCTCCCGACAGCTCCACAGAGCTTGTGTTGTGCACGCTGGAGGGCGAATCCATTTCCTGCTTCTCAGTGGGTGGTGAACTGCGCCTCTGCTTGCCTCAGGTGCTCAACACGGTGCTGCGAGACTTCTCCCTGCAGCAGATCAACTCTGTTTGCGATCAGCTCTACGTCTACTGCTCACGCTGCAACGCTTCCCAGCTGCACGTCCTTAAGGTGCTGGGCGTCCTTCCTGCTGGCGCGCCGTCCTGCGGCCTCATCACGCTCACTGACGCCCAGCGGCTCTGCAACACTTTGCTTCACCCAGGGGACAACGTCCCCGCCGGCCCGCATAAGGACCACCGGCTCGCCGAAGAAGAGGAGCGAGAGGCCGAGGAAGCCGGAGGGTTCTGGGTGGAGCATCAGTGTCTGGGCAAGTGCCAAGGCCTGTTCGTTCCTCGCCTCTACGCCACTCCGGGTGCTCAATGCATCAGATGCTCGCAGTGCCGGCGCCTTTTTTGTCCCGAACGCTTCGTAATGCACTCGCACCGGCAGCCAGACAAGCGGACGTGTCACTGGGGCTTCGACTCCGCCAAATGGGCATGTTACCTCCAACTGGGCCGACGGTACCAAGGCACGGCAGATGAGGGGAAACTGGAGCAGGTCCTGGAGACCATGAAACTGAAGTTCAGTGGGATTCGTCTGGACACGAAGACGTCACATTTG GAGACTGCCCGAGTGGAGGTGGGGTTAAATCTGTGTTCTGggaaagagaaagtgtgtgagaatggTTCAGAGGGAAAG GTGGCAGCGGGGGCAGCGTTCCCAGCATATGTGTTTGACCCGTGTGTCCTCACCAACCTGAAGGAGGATCCCAGACACCTTGACTTCATGTGGCAAAG CTGGTATCTTTACATGCACGATAAGCTGACCGTCTCTGGCACGGCCCTGGACTCTGCACGAGCTGCTGATAAAGATGACGACACGCTGAGATCAGAGACGCTTAAGCCTGTGAGAAAGGCGCCTGAGGAAACGGAGGAAG GGGGCAAAAAAACAAGTCGCCTGGTGAGCCAATCGCAGCGCAGCGATCCAGACGAGCGGCCCAGGGTTTCCATAGAAACGCCGGCATGTGAGAAGGCTTCGGAGGAGAACAAGGacagcatggtggtggaggtgCTTCAGATGTACAATGCTCAGCAGGAAAAGCTGCAGTCCACGCTACgcaagcagcagcagcttgaaaAG GAGCTGCAGGCTCTGCGCAAGGCTGATGCAGACGAGCTGGGGGAGGTGCAGACGCAGCTGCAGACGGAGCATGCTCAGAAGAAGGAGGTGGAGCAGGAGGAGCAGAAGAGGCTTCAGTGCAGTgtggagcagcagcagcagagctgTAGGTGCCGAGAACAGCAGGAGAACCGTTACGCTGCACAG TTGTTGGAGCTGCGCCAGAGGCTGGACCGTGCTGAGGAGGACCGCGAGGAGCTGCAGGAGGAGCTGAGGCGTGAGCGAGAGGCTCGGGAGAAGCTGGAGAGGATCATCTCAGAGCTCAGACAGCAGATGAAGGAGTCGGTTCCTCCGTCTGCACTGGACAGCCCGCTCTCCAACTCGTCCGGCGATGTTCTGATGTCCCCTGCACCGTAA
- the skilb gene encoding SKI-like proto-oncogene b isoform X3, translating to MAMVQNNRPHPEKDQALLRVPVKRLMRERQIEAAPIKKRVMAALNLSCKKASELSLSSSRTPVIKTEHVEKDSEFFNYQHVSKGQDGRDGALDLSPALRHTLAQFTLSSQCSLGGPAAFSGQYSQEKVAPSHSQANVAVGPLLVPPDSSTELVLCTLEGESISCFSVGGELRLCLPQVLNTVLRDFSLQQINSVCDQLYVYCSRCNASQLHVLKVLGVLPAGAPSCGLITLTDAQRLCNTLLHPGDNVPAGPHKDHRLAEEEEREAEEAGGFWVEHQCLGKCQGLFVPRLYATPGAQCIRCSQCRRLFCPERFVMHSHRQPDKRTCHWGFDSAKWACYLQLGRRYQGTADEGKLEQVLETMKLKFSGIRLDTKTSHLVAAGAAFPAYVFDPCVLTNLKEDPRHLDFMWQSWYLYMHDKLTVSGTALDSARAADKDDDTLRSETLKPVRKAPEETEEGERKASAGGKKTSRLVSQSQRSDPDERPRVSIETPACEKASEENKDSMVVEVLQMYNAQQEKLQSTLRKQQQLEKELQALRKADADELGEVQTQLQTEHAQKKEVEQEEQKRLQCSVEQQQQSCRCREQQENRYAAQLLELRQRLDRAEEDREELQEELRREREAREKLERIISELRQQMKESVPPSALDSPLSNSSGDVLMSPAP from the exons ATGGCCATGGTGCAGAACAACCGTCCTCACCCTGAGAAGGATCAGGCTCTGCTCAGAGTCCCGGTGAAGAGGCTAATGCGAGAGAGGCAGATAGAAGCAGCGCCCATAAAGAAGCGCGTCATGGCGGCTCTTAATTTGTCATGCAAAAAGGCCTCAGAGTTGTCGTTATCATCGTCAAGGACTCCTGTTATAAAGACCGAACACGTAGAGAAGGACTCTGAGTTTTTTAACTATCAGCACGTCTCGAAGGGACAGGACGGACGAGATGGCGCTCTGGACCTAAGCCCGGCTTTGAGACACACTCTGGCCCAGTTTACTCTGAGCAGCCAGTGTTCTTTAGGAGGCCCTGCTGCTTTTTCTGGTCAGTACAGCCAGGAGAAGGTGGCTCCGTCTCACAGCCAGGCCAACGTGGCAGTTGGGCCCTTACTGGTGCCTCCCGACAGCTCCACAGAGCTTGTGTTGTGCACGCTGGAGGGCGAATCCATTTCCTGCTTCTCAGTGGGTGGTGAACTGCGCCTCTGCTTGCCTCAGGTGCTCAACACGGTGCTGCGAGACTTCTCCCTGCAGCAGATCAACTCTGTTTGCGATCAGCTCTACGTCTACTGCTCACGCTGCAACGCTTCCCAGCTGCACGTCCTTAAGGTGCTGGGCGTCCTTCCTGCTGGCGCGCCGTCCTGCGGCCTCATCACGCTCACTGACGCCCAGCGGCTCTGCAACACTTTGCTTCACCCAGGGGACAACGTCCCCGCCGGCCCGCATAAGGACCACCGGCTCGCCGAAGAAGAGGAGCGAGAGGCCGAGGAAGCCGGAGGGTTCTGGGTGGAGCATCAGTGTCTGGGCAAGTGCCAAGGCCTGTTCGTTCCTCGCCTCTACGCCACTCCGGGTGCTCAATGCATCAGATGCTCGCAGTGCCGGCGCCTTTTTTGTCCCGAACGCTTCGTAATGCACTCGCACCGGCAGCCAGACAAGCGGACGTGTCACTGGGGCTTCGACTCCGCCAAATGGGCATGTTACCTCCAACTGGGCCGACGGTACCAAGGCACGGCAGATGAGGGGAAACTGGAGCAGGTCCTGGAGACCATGAAACTGAAGTTCAGTGGGATTCGTCTGGACACGAAGACGTCACATTTG GTGGCAGCGGGGGCAGCGTTCCCAGCATATGTGTTTGACCCGTGTGTCCTCACCAACCTGAAGGAGGATCCCAGACACCTTGACTTCATGTGGCAAAG CTGGTATCTTTACATGCACGATAAGCTGACCGTCTCTGGCACGGCCCTGGACTCTGCACGAGCTGCTGATAAAGATGACGACACGCTGAGATCAGAGACGCTTAAGCCTGTGAGAAAGGCGCCTGAGGAAACGGAGGAAGGTGAGCGTAAAGCATCCGCAG GGGGCAAAAAAACAAGTCGCCTGGTGAGCCAATCGCAGCGCAGCGATCCAGACGAGCGGCCCAGGGTTTCCATAGAAACGCCGGCATGTGAGAAGGCTTCGGAGGAGAACAAGGacagcatggtggtggaggtgCTTCAGATGTACAATGCTCAGCAGGAAAAGCTGCAGTCCACGCTACgcaagcagcagcagcttgaaaAG GAGCTGCAGGCTCTGCGCAAGGCTGATGCAGACGAGCTGGGGGAGGTGCAGACGCAGCTGCAGACGGAGCATGCTCAGAAGAAGGAGGTGGAGCAGGAGGAGCAGAAGAGGCTTCAGTGCAGTgtggagcagcagcagcagagctgTAGGTGCCGAGAACAGCAGGAGAACCGTTACGCTGCACAG TTGTTGGAGCTGCGCCAGAGGCTGGACCGTGCTGAGGAGGACCGCGAGGAGCTGCAGGAGGAGCTGAGGCGTGAGCGAGAGGCTCGGGAGAAGCTGGAGAGGATCATCTCAGAGCTCAGACAGCAGATGAAGGAGTCGGTTCCTCCGTCTGCACTGGACAGCCCGCTCTCCAACTCGTCCGGCGATGTTCTGATGTCCCCTGCACCGTAA